In Geminocystis sp. NIES-3709, a single genomic region encodes these proteins:
- the bioB gene encoding biotin synthase BioB yields MNQWLEELSTRIINGNYINREEALTLTDIEGEENILLLCEYADRIRQARCGNIVDLCSIVNIKSGNCSENCSFCSQSVHHQGKDSPVYGLKSREEILEYAKAADAAGAKRFCLVSQGRGLKYNSPKNNEFEEILATVKQIITETNVKPCCALGEVTLEQAQALKEAGVTRYNHNLESSANFYDKIVTTHTWNDRVDTVKNLKKAGIQACTGGIMGMGETWTDRVDLALSLRELEVESVPINLLNPREGTPLGNETKLTSLEAVKAIAIFRFILPTQILRYAGGREAVLGEWQRQGLKSGINAMLIGNYLTTLGQSPEDDHAMLAELGLEGGEAPVNN; encoded by the coding sequence TTGAATCAGTGGTTAGAAGAATTAAGCACTCGCATTATTAACGGTAATTATATCAATCGAGAAGAAGCCTTAACCCTTACTGACATCGAAGGAGAAGAAAATATCTTATTGTTATGTGAATATGCCGATCGAATTCGTCAAGCCCGTTGTGGAAATATAGTAGATTTATGTAGTATTGTTAATATTAAATCTGGTAATTGTTCAGAAAATTGCAGTTTTTGTTCTCAATCGGTACATCATCAAGGCAAAGATTCCCCTGTATATGGCTTAAAATCGAGAGAAGAAATATTAGAATATGCCAAAGCGGCCGATGCGGCAGGGGCTAAAAGATTTTGTTTAGTGTCTCAAGGACGAGGATTAAAGTATAATAGCCCTAAAAATAACGAATTCGAGGAAATTTTAGCTACTGTTAAACAAATTATCACAGAAACTAATGTTAAACCTTGTTGTGCTTTAGGAGAAGTAACCCTCGAACAAGCTCAAGCCTTAAAAGAAGCAGGTGTTACTCGTTACAATCATAATTTAGAATCTTCTGCTAATTTTTACGATAAAATTGTTACCACTCATACATGGAACGATCGAGTAGATACCGTTAAAAACCTTAAGAAAGCCGGTATTCAGGCCTGTACGGGGGGTATTATGGGCATGGGGGAAACATGGACAGATAGAGTTGATTTAGCCCTATCTCTAAGAGAATTAGAAGTGGAATCTGTACCTATCAATTTACTTAATCCCAGAGAAGGTACCCCCCTTGGTAATGAAACAAAATTAACTTCTTTGGAAGCGGTGAAAGCGATCGCTATTTTTCGATTTATTTTACCGACACAAATATTACGTTATGCTGGTGGTAGAGAAGCAGTATTAGGGGAATGGCAACGTCAAGGCTTAAAATCAGGGATAAATGCCATGCTAATCGGTAATTATCTTACTACTTTAGGACAATCCCCCGAAGATGATCATGCCATGTTAGCAGAGTTAGGATTAGAAGGAGGAGAAGCCCCCGTCAACAATTAG
- a CDS encoding RtcB family protein: protein MPYEQLNLSTPKPILSWANHELGFQETHMAKNVASLPFVYKHVALMPDVHLGKGALVGSVIATKDAIIPAAVGVDIGCGMSAIKTPFIADQLEGKLKKIRSEIEANIPVGFNENKNTETKVTNWQGWQDFKNLHSGVQRLEGKAIKQLGSLGGGNHFIELCLDTEGQVWLMLHSGSRHIGNQLADCHIKTGKQLAKLANLRLPDPDLAYFVGGTPEFDAYWRDLQWAQNYARFNRDVMMSRFKAIVEKHLNGGKSTKSLLTVNCHHNYAEKETHFGEDVYVTRKGAVRAMENDYGIIPGSMGAKSFIVKGKGNHESFCSCSHGAGRKMSRSKAKKSFDVYDLITQTEGIECRKDQGVIDEIPCAYKSIEEVMNQQTDLVEVVATLKQLICIKG from the coding sequence ATGCCGTACGAACAATTAAACCTTTCTACTCCTAAACCGATACTATCATGGGCAAATCATGAACTAGGCTTTCAAGAAACTCACATGGCAAAAAATGTGGCTTCTTTACCCTTTGTTTATAAACACGTTGCCTTAATGCCTGATGTACACTTAGGAAAAGGTGCATTAGTCGGCTCAGTTATAGCGACGAAGGATGCGATTATTCCTGCGGCTGTCGGAGTAGATATTGGCTGTGGTATGAGTGCAATCAAAACACCATTTATAGCAGATCAGCTAGAAGGGAAATTAAAAAAAATTCGATCGGAAATTGAAGCAAATATACCCGTTGGCTTTAACGAAAATAAAAATACAGAAACCAAAGTTACTAACTGGCAAGGTTGGCAAGACTTTAAAAATTTACATTCAGGAGTACAAAGATTAGAAGGTAAAGCTATTAAACAACTTGGCTCGTTAGGTGGAGGTAATCACTTTATTGAACTATGTTTAGATACAGAAGGACAAGTATGGTTAATGCTACATTCAGGCTCTCGTCATATTGGCAATCAATTGGCAGACTGTCATATCAAAACCGGAAAACAGTTGGCAAAATTAGCTAATTTAAGACTACCTGATCCAGATTTAGCTTATTTTGTGGGTGGCACTCCTGAATTTGACGCTTATTGGCGAGATTTGCAATGGGCACAAAATTATGCTCGTTTTAATCGAGATGTCATGATGAGTCGTTTTAAAGCCATCGTCGAAAAACATTTGAATGGTGGTAAATCAACAAAATCTTTATTAACAGTTAATTGTCATCATAATTATGCAGAAAAAGAAACCCATTTTGGCGAGGATGTTTATGTAACTCGTAAAGGTGCTGTAAGAGCCATGGAAAATGATTATGGCATTATTCCGGGATCAATGGGAGCAAAATCTTTTATTGTTAAGGGTAAAGGTAATCATGAAAGTTTCTGTAGTTGTAGTCATGGTGCAGGACGAAAGATGTCTCGTAGTAAGGCAAAAAAAAGTTTTGATGTTTATGATTTAATTACCCAAACAGAAGGAATTGAGTGTCGCAAAGATCAAGGTGTTATCGATGAAATTCCCTGTGCTTACAAATCGATCGAAGAAGTAATGAATCAACAAACTGATTTAGTGGAAGTGGTAGCAACTTTAAAACAGCTTATTTGTATTAAAGGATAG
- a CDS encoding ABA4-like family protein, translating to MDFNLLFNLAIFFVLPFWLLMIFVPNWEFTQKIMKSYLIFLPLIFLYIYLFIISLNPDLIATLSNPQLLDLAKVFSDPTVTFAGWVHFLVLDLFLGRYIYWQGQTEKIWTIHSLILCLFAGPIGFLSHIITRIIQTNLNKKLQIVTRNIQE from the coding sequence ATGGACTTTAACTTATTATTTAATCTAGCAATTTTTTTTGTATTACCTTTTTGGTTACTGATGATTTTTGTTCCAAATTGGGAATTTACGCAAAAAATAATGAAATCTTACTTAATTTTTTTACCGTTAATTTTTTTATATATTTATTTGTTTATAATCAGCTTAAATCCAGACTTGATCGCAACCTTATCCAATCCACAACTATTAGATTTAGCCAAAGTATTTAGTGATCCTACAGTAACATTTGCAGGATGGGTGCATTTTTTAGTATTAGACTTATTTTTAGGTAGATATATTTATTGGCAAGGACAAACAGAAAAAATTTGGACAATTCACTCATTAATTCTTTGTTTATTTGCAGGGCCTATAGGCTTTTTATCTCATATAATAACTAGGATAATTCAAACTAACTTAAACAAAAAATTACAAATAGTTACTAGAAATATTCAAGAATAA
- a CDS encoding efflux RND transporter periplasmic adaptor subunit, whose protein sequence is MRWGSFTFLFLCLLPLGGCFFETKTEAQEEKPVSQISRIPSVDVVNVTTGFLTEPREYIGTTEPIKEVILRAQAEGQILDLTVDVGDRVTTGQVIVLLDDTLLKAALYKAEAELASLNSAVVEAEADVISAQAQVKSNQVQLAQAQVDANRLEELYNEGAIAKREVELAQTQAKTVEQTVKSSASQVKVKKAAVETAKGRITSQKAVIQEEKKRLNYTQIKAPSSGYVLEKLTEQGNLVQPGGEVIKIGDFSQVKITVAVSELDLENLTLGKSVNVNLDAFPEQKFTGIINRISPAAERDSRQIPIEILLSNPNQKISGGLLARVKFSNNNNPPILIPETALKINNTRGNELSKTVFILDKKENNVQVISRQVTLGQSKNGKVEVLNGLSLNDRIVVRSSDKLENGQTVRLSVISQ, encoded by the coding sequence TTGAGATGGGGTAGTTTTACTTTTCTATTTCTCTGTTTACTGCCTTTAGGGGGATGTTTCTTTGAAACCAAAACCGAAGCACAAGAAGAAAAACCTGTATCACAGATTTCAAGGATCCCTTCTGTGGATGTAGTTAATGTAACGACAGGGTTTTTGACTGAACCTAGAGAATATATTGGTACAACTGAACCGATTAAAGAGGTAATATTACGAGCCCAAGCTGAAGGGCAAATATTAGACTTAACAGTAGATGTAGGCGATCGAGTTACGACAGGTCAAGTTATCGTTTTATTAGATGATACTCTTTTAAAAGCGGCATTATATAAAGCCGAAGCTGAATTAGCTTCCCTTAACTCCGCAGTGGTTGAAGCCGAAGCCGATGTTATTTCTGCTCAAGCTCAAGTTAAATCGAATCAGGTACAATTAGCTCAAGCTCAAGTGGATGCTAATAGATTAGAGGAATTATACAACGAAGGTGCGATCGCTAAACGAGAGGTAGAATTAGCTCAAACACAAGCAAAAACTGTTGAACAAACTGTTAAATCTTCAGCTTCTCAGGTAAAGGTAAAAAAAGCTGCCGTAGAAACAGCTAAAGGGAGAATTACCAGTCAAAAAGCGGTTATTCAAGAAGAGAAGAAAAGACTTAATTATACTCAAATAAAAGCTCCCAGTAGTGGCTATGTATTAGAAAAATTAACAGAACAAGGAAATTTAGTTCAACCCGGAGGAGAAGTTATTAAAATAGGAGATTTTAGTCAAGTAAAAATAACCGTTGCAGTGTCAGAATTAGACTTAGAAAATCTTACGTTAGGTAAAAGTGTTAACGTCAATTTAGATGCTTTTCCTGAACAAAAATTTACGGGAATAATTAATAGAATATCTCCTGCCGCCGAAAGAGACTCCCGACAAATTCCGATCGAAATTTTATTGAGTAATCCAAATCAAAAAATTAGTGGTGGTTTATTGGCAAGAGTTAAATTTTCTAACAATAATAATCCCCCTATTCTTATTCCTGAAACTGCTTTAAAAATTAATAATACTAGGGGAAATGAACTATCAAAAACAGTTTTTATTTTAGACAAAAAAGAGAATAATGTACAAGTTATTTCGAGACAAGTTACCTTAGGACAATCTAAAAATGGTAAAGTAGAAGTGTTGAATGGACTCAGTTTAAACGATCGTATAGTAGTCAGAAGTAGTGATAAATTAGAAAATGGTCAAACTGTGAGATTAAGCGTCATTAGTCAATAA
- a CDS encoding 2Fe-2S iron-sulfur cluster-binding protein, which yields MISKTGSKHLKNSGETIMAITMTPSKSAVQTHKVTLIFPDGNQKVLNVKENEYISDVAISNGIELPSSCNAGVCVTCTAKLLEGSIVHDHTFLKPQEEEAGFLLTCKTLVKSDCVILTDQEDALLDL from the coding sequence TTGATTTCTAAGACAGGATCAAAACACCTAAAAAATTCAGGAGAAACAATTATGGCTATTACCATGACTCCCTCAAAAAGTGCCGTGCAAACTCACAAAGTAACATTGATATTTCCAGATGGGAATCAGAAAGTGTTAAATGTGAAAGAGAATGAATATATCAGTGATGTAGCAATCTCTAATGGTATAGAATTACCATCTTCTTGTAACGCTGGAGTTTGTGTCACTTGTACGGCTAAACTTTTAGAAGGCTCGATCGTTCATGATCATACGTTTTTAAAACCCCAAGAAGAAGAAGCCGGATTTTTGTTAACTTGTAAAACTCTTGTCAAATCAGATTGTGTCATTCTCACAGATCAAGAAGACGCTTTATTAGACTTGTAA
- a CDS encoding 2Fe-2S iron-sulfur cluster-binding protein: MAITKTQTNNAVKTYKVTLIFPNQEQKVLNVKENEYISDVANANGIELPLSCNAGVCVTCTAKLVKGSVIHDHAFLKPEEEDAGFLLTCRTFPESNCVILTHQEEALLDF, translated from the coding sequence ATGGCTATCACTAAGACTCAAACCAATAATGCTGTTAAAACTTACAAAGTAACATTAATTTTTCCCAATCAAGAACAAAAAGTTTTAAATGTAAAGGAAAATGAATATATCAGTGATGTAGCAAATGCTAACGGTATAGAATTACCTTTATCCTGTAACGCTGGGGTTTGTGTCACTTGCACCGCTAAATTGGTAAAAGGTTCAGTTATTCATGATCATGCTTTCTTAAAACCCGAAGAAGAAGATGCAGGATTTTTATTAACTTGCAGAACTTTTCCCGAGTCAAATTGTGTTATTCTCACCCATCAAGAAGAAGCCTTGTTGGACTTTTAG
- a CDS encoding IS701 family transposase, which yields MKEITSSSMPPCFNRWCEKIDPVLKTKAQKREFRNYLGGLLGDSQRKNITQIAHNNLDITYHKLHHFLTESTWNYDEVNDKRLEIIASCRQTKISRCFSLIIDDSGHRKSGNFTDCVGRQYIGEIGKTDNGNVIVTTHIYDGVRSFPLDVELYEKAENFPEGKDAPQFQKKPDIAFNLIEKCLNRNYCPQIILMDGGYGNNTNLLGKLEKKNLKYIGIIAKNRLVKLVKQDFIESEKTIAEIAKSLPQDSFEKIRIGKNREKTLWVATINIELSALSGIKTVAIVMNADTFENSTDIDYLMTNEIGEKVCGNWIVETYTQRNWIEVFYREIKGWLGLSQYQVRNKRSLMRHFILVFCAYTFIQWHRLTGGLRRQWGNKPLNTFAEALEAFRNAVSFRFFQWLKDNVEVFSLYKASLGFIWA from the coding sequence ATGAAAGAAATTACTTCTTCATCAATGCCCCCATGTTTCAATCGCTGGTGTGAAAAAATAGACCCAGTCTTAAAAACAAAGGCACAAAAACGAGAGTTTAGAAATTATTTGGGCGGTTTATTAGGAGATTCTCAAAGAAAAAATATAACTCAAATTGCCCATAATAATCTTGATATTACTTATCATAAATTACACCATTTCTTAACAGAGTCCACTTGGAATTATGATGAGGTAAATGATAAAAGATTAGAAATTATTGCATCCTGTCGTCAAACAAAAATTAGTCGATGTTTCTCCTTAATTATAGACGATTCAGGTCATCGTAAAAGTGGAAACTTTACTGACTGTGTGGGAAGACAATATATTGGTGAAATTGGCAAAACTGATAATGGTAATGTTATAGTCACTACTCACATTTATGATGGTGTGAGAAGTTTTCCTTTAGACGTTGAATTATATGAAAAAGCCGAAAATTTCCCTGAAGGAAAAGACGCTCCACAATTTCAGAAAAAACCAGACATTGCCTTTAATTTAATTGAAAAATGTTTAAATCGAAATTATTGTCCCCAAATAATTTTAATGGATGGTGGTTATGGAAACAATACTAATTTATTAGGCAAACTAGAAAAAAAGAATTTAAAATATATAGGAATTATTGCTAAAAATAGATTAGTAAAATTGGTAAAACAAGATTTTATCGAGTCTGAAAAAACCATAGCTGAAATAGCAAAATCATTACCCCAAGATAGTTTTGAAAAAATAAGAATAGGAAAAAATCGAGAAAAAACTCTTTGGGTAGCAACGATAAATATTGAATTATCAGCTTTGTCGGGAATAAAAACTGTAGCTATCGTCATGAATGCAGATACTTTTGAAAATTCCACAGATATTGATTATTTAATGACTAATGAAATAGGAGAAAAAGTGTGTGGAAATTGGATAGTAGAAACTTATACACAAAGAAATTGGATAGAAGTATTTTACCGTGAAATCAAGGGATGGTTAGGGTTATCACAATACCAAGTGAGAAATAAAAGAAGTTTAATGAGACATTTTATCTTGGTATTTTGTGCCTACACTTTTATTCAATGGCATCGTTTGACAGGAGGTTTAAGAAGACAATGGGGGAATAAACCGTTAAATACTTTTGCTGAGGCATTGGAAGCGTTTCGTAATGCTGTGTCTTTTCGCTTTTTTCAATGGTTAAAAGACAATGTGGAAGTATTTAGTTTATATAAAGCTAGTTTAGGGTTTATTTGGGCATAA
- a CDS encoding ABC transporter permease, whose amino-acid sequence MKFSDSIKMAITTLLANKMRSSLTMLGIIIGNASVISMIGIGQAAQKLASDQFESLGANVLFVVPGSRESRRTTFDVPKTLVLQDAEAIATQVPSVIEVAPQINSRFLVSYGNKNNNVSVIGATPEFLTVRSFDVSKGRFISSLDLKRNNKVVVLGSQIVDDFFPHVDPIGKRLRIKNVSFEVIGVMASKGSFLGTNQDDILYIPLTTMANQIVGKTSEYGLELSFISISAKDAQDIFAAKFQIENLLRLRHKIIGEDDFRVETQKDILDIVGTVSSGLTMMLGAIASISLLVGGIGVMNIMLVSVSERTQEIGLRKAIGATENNILSQFLIESIIISATGGLFGTMLGVGALTIIGIASPLPTTISMTTILLAVGVSGGIGLFFGVVPAQQAAKLDPIVALRSA is encoded by the coding sequence ATGAAATTTTCCGATAGTATCAAAATGGCTATTACTACTTTACTAGCAAATAAAATGCGTAGTAGTTTGACCATGTTAGGGATTATTATAGGTAACGCTTCTGTCATTTCTATGATAGGAATTGGTCAAGCCGCACAAAAATTAGCATCGGATCAATTTGAGTCTTTAGGTGCGAATGTTCTGTTTGTCGTACCGGGAAGTCGAGAATCTCGTCGCACAACTTTTGACGTGCCTAAAACCCTTGTTTTACAAGATGCTGAGGCGATCGCTACTCAAGTTCCCAGTGTGATAGAAGTTGCCCCGCAAATTAATTCTCGTTTTTTGGTTAGTTATGGTAATAAAAATAATAATGTATCAGTTATAGGTGCTACTCCTGAATTTTTAACAGTTCGTAGTTTTGACGTCTCTAAAGGAAGGTTTATTAGTTCTTTAGATTTGAAAAGAAATAATAAGGTTGTGGTATTAGGATCACAAATTGTGGATGATTTTTTTCCCCATGTAGATCCGATTGGAAAGCGTTTAAGAATCAAAAACGTTTCCTTTGAGGTCATTGGTGTTATGGCATCAAAAGGGTCTTTTTTAGGCACAAATCAGGATGATATTTTATATATACCCCTGACAACTATGGCTAACCAAATTGTTGGAAAAACTTCCGAGTATGGTTTAGAGCTAAGTTTTATATCTATATCAGCTAAAGATGCACAAGATATATTTGCGGCCAAATTTCAAATTGAAAATTTACTTCGTTTAAGACATAAAATTATTGGGGAAGATGATTTTCGGGTGGAAACTCAAAAGGATATTTTAGATATTGTGGGAACTGTTAGCAGTGGATTAACGATGATGTTAGGTGCGATCGCTAGTATTTCCCTGTTAGTAGGAGGAATTGGAGTAATGAATATTATGTTAGTGTCTGTAAGTGAAAGAACTCAGGAAATTGGTTTAAGAAAAGCGATCGGTGCTACAGAAAATAATATATTATCTCAGTTTTTAATTGAGTCCATCATAATTTCAGCAACGGGAGGATTATTTGGGACAATGTTAGGGGTTGGAGCATTAACTATTATCGGCATAGCCTCGCCTTTGCCTACTACTATCTCTATGACAACGATTCTTTTAGCGGTAGGAGTTTCAGGCGGTATTGGATTGTTTTTTGGGGTTGTTCCAGCACAACAAGCCGCAAAATTAGATCCTATTGTGGCTTTGAGAAGTGCTTAA
- the serA gene encoding phosphoglycerate dehydrogenase, translating to MAKVLVSDPVDEAGIKILSQVAEVDVKTGLSPTELAGIIGNYDGLMIRSGTQVTSEVIEAATQLKIIGRAGVGVDNVDVPSATRKGIVVVNSPEGNTIAAAEHALAMMLSLSRHIPDANQSVKAKKWDRKNYMGSEVYKKTLGVVGLGKIGSHVAKVGKAMGMKILAYDPFISQERANQLGCTLVDLDVIFSESDYITLHVPKTKETANLINTEALAKMKPTTRIINCSRGGIIDEDALYEALANGQIAGAALDVFSSEPLGESKLRDLGSNIILTPHLGASTAEAQVNVAIDVAEQIRDVLLGLPARSAVNIPGLSPDVMEKLRPYMRLAETLGNLVGQLAGDRVESFNVKLEGELAENSSQPLVIAAIKGLLSKALRERVNYVNAAIEAKERGIHIIDSRDATIRDYSNSIYLEATGTKGTHSVRGALLNDGEIRITNLNAYPVNVPPNNYMLFTLHRDMPGIIGRIGSLLGNFNVNIASMQVGRTIVRGDAVMVLTIDDPLPEGILEEIIKVPGVTDAYTVSL from the coding sequence ATGGCAAAAGTTCTAGTGTCTGATCCCGTAGATGAAGCGGGAATTAAAATTCTTTCTCAAGTAGCAGAAGTTGACGTAAAAACAGGATTATCCCCGACAGAATTAGCAGGAATTATCGGTAATTACGATGGATTAATGATTCGTTCAGGTACTCAAGTTACTTCCGAAGTCATTGAGGCCGCAACTCAACTAAAAATTATTGGTCGTGCTGGTGTAGGGGTTGATAATGTGGATGTTCCTTCTGCCACCCGTAAAGGTATTGTTGTCGTTAATTCTCCTGAAGGAAATACGATCGCTGCCGCCGAGCACGCTTTAGCGATGATGTTATCCCTTTCTCGTCATATTCCCGATGCTAACCAATCCGTAAAGGCGAAAAAATGGGATCGAAAAAACTACATGGGCTCGGAGGTGTACAAAAAAACTCTTGGAGTTGTAGGTTTAGGAAAAATTGGTTCTCATGTTGCGAAAGTAGGAAAAGCGATGGGCATGAAAATTTTAGCCTACGATCCTTTTATATCTCAAGAAAGAGCTAATCAATTAGGTTGCACTTTAGTAGATTTAGATGTTATTTTCAGCGAATCTGATTATATTACTCTTCATGTACCTAAAACTAAAGAAACTGCTAACCTCATCAATACTGAAGCCTTAGCAAAAATGAAGCCCACTACCCGCATTATTAACTGTTCTCGTGGCGGTATCATTGATGAAGATGCCTTATATGAAGCCTTAGCTAATGGTCAAATTGCAGGTGCCGCTTTAGATGTATTTTCCTCCGAACCTTTGGGAGAGTCTAAGTTAAGAGATTTAGGTAGTAATATTATTTTGACTCCTCATTTAGGTGCTTCTACTGCCGAAGCACAAGTTAATGTGGCCATCGATGTCGCAGAACAAATACGAGATGTTCTCTTAGGATTACCAGCTAGGAGTGCTGTTAACATACCCGGATTAAGTCCCGATGTGATGGAAAAATTACGTCCTTATATGCGTTTAGCAGAAACTTTAGGCAACCTTGTGGGACAATTAGCTGGCGATCGAGTGGAGAGTTTTAATGTAAAATTGGAAGGAGAATTGGCAGAAAATAGTAGTCAACCTCTAGTGATTGCCGCTATCAAAGGTTTACTTTCAAAAGCATTACGAGAGAGAGTCAACTATGTGAACGCAGCGATCGAAGCTAAAGAGAGGGGTATTCACATTATCGATTCCAGAGATGCAACTATCAGAGATTATAGTAACTCCATTTACTTAGAAGCTACTGGTACAAAAGGGACTCATTCCGTTAGAGGTGCATTACTTAATGACGGTGAAATTCGAATTACCAACTTAAATGCTTATCCAGTGAACGTTCCGCCGAATAATTATATGTTGTTTACCTTACATAGAGATATGCCCGGTATTATTGGTAGAATAGGCTCTTTATTAGGAAATTTCAATGTGAATATTGCCAGTATGCAAGTAGGACGTACGATCGTGCGTGGTGATGCCGTCATGGTGTTAACTATTGATGATCCTTTGCCTGAAGGTATCTTAGAAGAAATTATAAAAGTACCGGGCGTTACAGATGCTTATACCGTCAGCCTTTAA
- a CDS encoding Mrp/NBP35 family ATP-binding protein has protein sequence MLTTESILEVLKPVQDPELQKSLVELNMIRNVAVKDGNVSFTLVLTTPACPLREFIREDCEIAVKKLEGVESVSIEITAETPQQKSLPDRQSVNKVKNIIAISSGKGGVGKSTVSVNVAVALALLGAKVGLLDADIYGPNVPTMLGLNDVPIEVEKSPSGDILQPAFNHGIKMVSMGFLIDPDQPVMWRGPMLNGIIRQFLYQVNWGELDYLIVDMPPGTGDAQLTLAQAAPLAGAVIVTTPQNVSLQDARRGLKMFEQLGTNILGLVENMSYFIPPDMPDRNYDLFGSGGGEKASKELNVPLLGCIPLEISLREGGDSGIPIVIGNPESASAIALTKIAQQIAAKVSIMALR, from the coding sequence ATGTTAACTACCGAATCAATTTTAGAAGTATTAAAACCCGTTCAAGATCCTGAATTGCAAAAAAGTTTAGTAGAATTGAATATGATCCGCAATGTGGCGGTAAAAGATGGTAATGTTAGTTTCACTCTCGTTTTGACGACTCCTGCTTGTCCATTAAGAGAGTTTATCCGAGAAGATTGTGAGATAGCCGTTAAAAAATTAGAAGGCGTAGAATCTGTTTCCATTGAAATTACCGCCGAAACTCCTCAACAAAAATCTTTACCTGATAGGCAATCGGTGAATAAAGTTAAAAATATCATTGCTATTTCCAGTGGTAAAGGTGGAGTCGGGAAAAGTACTGTTTCCGTCAATGTTGCCGTTGCTCTTGCTCTACTTGGCGCTAAAGTTGGGTTATTAGATGCGGATATTTATGGGCCAAATGTTCCCACAATGTTAGGTTTAAATGATGTACCTATTGAGGTGGAAAAATCTCCTAGTGGTGATATTCTGCAACCTGCTTTTAATCATGGTATTAAAATGGTTTCGATGGGCTTTTTAATCGATCCCGATCAGCCTGTAATGTGGAGAGGCCCTATGTTAAACGGTATCATACGCCAATTCTTGTATCAAGTCAACTGGGGTGAATTAGATTATTTAATTGTTGATATGCCACCCGGTACAGGTGATGCACAATTAACCTTAGCACAGGCCGCACCTTTAGCCGGAGCAGTAATTGTCACGACGCCTCAAAATGTCTCTTTACAGGATGCTCGTAGAGGTTTAAAAATGTTTGAACAGTTAGGTACAAATATTCTCGGATTAGTGGAAAATATGAGCTATTTTATACCTCCTGATATGCCCGATCGTAATTATGACTTATTTGGCTCTGGTGGTGGAGAAAAAGCATCTAAAGAATTAAATGTACCTTTATTAGGTTGTATCCCCCTAGAAATTTCTCTGCGAGAAGGGGGGGATAGTGGTATTCCTATTGTGATAGGCAATCCAGAATCGGCTTCTGCTATAGCACTAACAAAAATAGCTCAACAAATCGCAGCGAAAGTATCTATTATGGCATTAAGATAA